Sequence from the Amycolatopsis sp. NBC_00345 genome:
GACGGGGTGCAGGATGGCGACGTCGCCATGGCGCCCGCCGACATCGAGGTGCTGACCGTCCCGGGTGGACCGAACGGTGACGTCGAGGTCCGCATCGTGAAGCCCGAAGGCGTGACCGGCGAGCTGCCCGTGCTCGTCTACATCCACGGCGCCGGCTGGGTTTTCGGCGACTTCCACACCCACGAGCGGCTGGTCCGCGAGCTTGCCGCCGGCACCGGCGCGGCCGTGGTCTTCCCCGAGTACAGCCGTTCGCCCGAGGCGCGCTACCCGGTTGCCATCGAGGAGAGCTACGCCGCGGTCAAGTGGGTCGTGCGGCACGGCGCGGAAAAGGGACTCGACACCACGCGCATCGCGATCGCGGGTGACTCGGTCGGCGGGAACATGACGGCGGCCCTGACCCTGATGGCCAAGGAGCGCGGCGACGTCAGCTTCCTGCAGCAGGTGCTCTTCTACCCGGTCACCGACGCGAGCTTCGACACCGAGTCCTACCACGAGTTCGCCGAGGGCTACTTCCTCGCGCGTGAGGGCATGAAGTGGTTCTGGGACCAGTACACGACGGACGAGGCGCAGCGCGCGGAGATCACCGCGTCGCCGCTGCGGGCGTCGTTGGAGCAACTCGCCGGGCTGCCGCCGGCACTCGTGATCACCGGTGAAGCGGACGTGCTCCGTGACGAGGGCGAGGCATACGCCGCTAAGCTTCGCGCGGCCGGCGTCGCGGTGACGGCGGTTCGGTACCAGGCCATCATCCACGACTTCGTGATGGTCAACGCGCTGCGCGGGACGCACGCCGCGGAGGCCGCCATCACTCAGGCGATCACCGTGCTGCGTCGCGCTTTCGGCAGCTGAAAACCGCAGTTCAACGCCCGGCGGGACCCCTTTCGTTTTCTTGTGACGCGAGTCACCTGATCACAACGAGGGGGGCCCGCCAAACGTGTATTAGTACAGCGGGTCCCGCCTTTCGGACACGCGTCCTGGAGGTTTCCCGTGCACTTGAGCAGCATCCGGCTGGACTCGCCGGTCGAGCTTGGCGTTGTCGCCGCCTTGGCCGTGCTGGCGGTGATCGCCGTGCCGTGGTTCTGGGACCGCTGGCGCAAGCGCAAACAGATCGGTCGCAGTGCGACGATGCTCACGGCCGTGGTGCTCGTGGTGGTCAGCGTCGCGATGGCGGGCAACCTGATCGGCGGCTTCTTCCCGACGCTCGGCGCGCTGCTCGGCACCGGTGCGTACTCCTCTGACGGCGTTGACGCCGAGGGCGGCGACAACGGCACGGACCTCGACCAGCTGCGTGACGCCGGCGCGATGCACGCGAAGGCCGGCAAGGGGACCGTCGTGCACATGAAGGTCACCGGCCGCCGGACCGGGCTGAGCCGCGACTCCGTGGTCTACCTGCCGCCGCAGTACTTCGAACCGGCTTACCGCACGCTGCGGTTCCCCGCGATCGAGTGGATCCCGAACTACCCGTCCGGGCCCGAGGTGGCCGCCATCTACAAGCTGCCGGACCAGCTCGACGCGGCGATCAAGAAGCACGCGCTGCCGCCCACCGTCGTGGTCATCCCGGACCCCACGGGCCAGCCGAAGATCGGGCACGACACCGAATGCGTCGACGAGGTCAACGGCACGCCCAACGACACCTACCTCTCCGCGGACGTGCGCGAGTGGGCCATCCAGCGCCTCGGCCTCAACCCCGACCGACGGGCGTGGACCATCGCGGGCTGGTCGTCCGGCGGTTACTGCGCGATGAACATGGTGACGCGCCATCCGCAGTGGTTCGGCCAGGCAGTGAGCGTCGGCGGGTACGACAAGGCCCAGGACAACGACGGCCAGACGGAGGACCTCTTCCACGGCCGTCGCGACATCGACGACGCGAACAACGTGCGCGTGAACGTCCGCCTGCACCCGTCCCCCGTGGACATCCTGGCGGTCGCGGGGAGCCAGGAGAAGTACGAGAGCTTTGCGATCGGCCAGATCCACCAGGCCGCGCAGTCGCCGGTCCGGTTCTACTCGTGGGAGATCCCGGACGCTGGCCACAACATGAACACGTTCAAGTCCCAGCTGCCCGACCTGCTGGCGTGGATCGGCGAGCGGATCCCGGCGCCCGCGGTGGTCGGCAGGCACGTCGATGTCAGCGGCGGGGTGCGGCCGTGGCCGTTGCCGTCCTCGGGCGCGCGCGGCGGGCTGTCGGCGATGGAGCAGTGAGCCGGTTCTGCGGTTTGTAAATACTCGCAGTGAGTCAGTTTCGCAGTAGTGGGACGAGATTCTTGACCACATTCGTGATCTGCTGCTTGGCGGCGTCGTAGCCGACGGACTGCGGTTGCTCGGTCAGCACGACGACCACGAACTGGTTTTTCCCGACCAGCCCGGACGTGTGGAGCATCATCGTCGGGCGGCAGCAGGACCAGCCCTGCTTGACGGCCCACGGCAGGTCGCCCACGGCGTCGGGGATGCCGAAGTACTGGCGGAAGCCGTCGGCGCCGTTCGCGGTGGCGTTGCGCAGCGCGGTCAGGATGGTGTCGCGGGCGGGCGCGGGGGCTTCGTCGAGCAGGTAGCGGTAGATGCGCACGATGTCGTTGGCGGTGATTTCCGTGTCGCCCCAACGGCCCGGGTTCGACGGCGGCTGAGTCCCGGTGAGTCCCATGCGCCGGACCGCGTTGGTGACGATCGACGTCTCGCCGCCGTCGACCCAGAGCCGGCTGGCGATGGTGTCGTCGCTGCGGGAGAGCATCTGGCTGATGAGTTCGGGCGATTGCCCGGTCTCCAGCGCGTTGAGGGCGATGAGGAGCTTGACGAGCGACGCCGACGTGTAGCCGCGGTCCGCGTTCACGGAGAGCGCGAAGGTCCCCTTCGCGCGGTCGAACACGACGGCGCTGACGTGGCCGTCCGGTAGCAGCGCCTCCAGCGAGCCCGCCACGCCGTTGTCCGACGGGTTCGGCTTTTGCTGCTTTTCCGGGGTGGTAATTGGCTTTTCCGAAGTGGCGCTGCCGACCGCGGCCACGGGGATCGGTAACGGCGTGTGTCTCAGCGGCGTCGTCACCACGACGGTCAGCGTGACCAGCGCCCCTACACACAGCCCCACGAGGAAGAGCAGATTTACCTTGCGCATGACCGGACTTGTCCGATCGCACCGGCAGGGTTCGCTGGATCGGGTGACTTTGTGGGATAGCTCTCGGATCAGGGCGAATCCGGTGACGCTCCGGGTGGCTGCGGGCAAGCACCGGCGGTTCGCGCTGAGTTGGTCTGCACTGAGTTGGTTCGCGCTGTGTCGTTTCGCACTGGGTGAAGGCGGGGTATCCCTCCGGAGTGACCATCGCCGTCACTTCACCATTGGGAAGGACTGGAGTCATGGTTCATGCGCATGGAGCCCGGATCCGGGTGGAGGGCCTGCAGCCCGCGCAGGTTCTGGCCGCCCTCGTGGGTGTGGTGTTCCTGGTCTTCGGCATCGTGGGGTTCACCAGGACCGGGTTCGGCGACTTCGCCGGCCACCACGACGCCGGCTTCTGGCGGTTCTCCGCCAACCCGATGAACAACCTCGTGCACGTGGTGACCGGTCTGCTCGGCTTGGCGCTCGCGTTCGGCTCCGGCCGCGCGCGCGTCTTCGGCTGGCTGCTGTTCCTCGGGTACGGCGTGCTGTTCGTCTGGGGCCTGATGATCACCGGGACGATCACGGCCAACCCGTTCGCCAACGCGGGCAACCCGCTCGACGTGACGGCCGCGGACAACTGGCTGCACCTCGGCATCGCCGCGCTCGGCCTGTTCATCGCCGTGTTGCCGGCGCGCCGCCGCGTCCGAATCCCGGAGCAGACCGCCGCCACACCCGAGGGCGCCGACGACGTGACGACCGTGGACCGGGTCGCCCCGGCCACCGCAGCCGGCCCGGCCGAGGGCCAGGCCGCGACTGCCCGGGATCGCGACCCTGTTGTCCAGGGCGCTGGAACTGCCCGGAACTCCGGCGTTGTCAATGACCCTGCCGGTGTGCAGAACCCTGGTGCGGTCAATGCCCCTGGTGCTGTCCACAACTCGGGCGCTGTCAACGATCCTGGCGCGACCGTCCGCGGTCCCGCCGTCACTCCCACCCCGCGTGAGAAGCGCGGGCCGGGCCTGGCGCACTAGGGGTCCGCAAAGCCACATGACGGGGGTGGCCAGGTCGATCATTCCTCGACAAGACCGGGCTGTTTTGTCGTAGCGGGTGTCGATGGCGCGGTACTGCCTGAGCCGTTGGAAGCAGCGTTCGATGACGGTGCGCGCTATCGGCAGCGGTCGTCCCCAGTGGTCGGTCACGAGGTGGGTCTTGGTGATGGGTCCACCTCGCGACCGGCCGACAGCATGATCAACCCGGTTGCCGCTGTCCGCCGGAGGATCTGTCCGCCCCCGTGCGCACGGTGCTGGGGCCCCGGCAGGGTGCTGGTGGACGCCCACGATCGAGGAACCGACCGAGATTTTCCGGCCCAGTTCCTCGATTGCCTCGGCGATGGCCCAAGCCCCGCCGACCAGCGCGGTCAGGGTGCCGTTACGAGCCCAAATGCCAGAATCGGTTGGTGATCCACGCTCCGTAGCGTTCTGACCGGTCGCGCCAGGCGACACCGGTCTCGCACTTGTTGAGCAGGCCGTTGATCACCCGCCGGTCATCGAGCCGCCGGCAGCACTTGAGGACACTCCCTAGAGGCAGCCGTGGTTGCGTACGCGATGCGCGCACGTCCTCCGGTCGTTTCGCCCGCCGTGGGCGCCGCCATCACCTGCTGCGGCCTGCTTACGCGATGAACGCCAGCTTCGCCGCCACGGTCGATCAGTCAGTACTGGTTGCCGTTGTAGTTGTGGTCGCGATTCGCTGCCGCGACCTGAGCCTCCACCACGGTGAAACCTTGGCGCAGCAGCCTCCCGAGGTCGGCACCGGATCAGGCGCTTATGGGGACCCGCCCATGCCGCCGATGGTCCGTTTTCGAGCGCACGCAAGGTCATGACCCAGCATGAACATCGGTCCCGCGCAGCCGCCGTGAACCTTGAAGTCCCTGGCATAACTGCCCGGCACCAACCGGAGGGGTTGCCATGCCGACGGGTGCAGTGCTCTCGGGTCCAGGCCCGGAAGGACCTTCGGGCAACGTTGCGCCCCGCCGCAACGCCGCCCGACACCAGGCGTCTCTCTGAGTAAAGCTTCACCAATTGTCGCAGAGGGGCGCCGAAATGGGATTCACCGCGAAGAAGACGATTCGTCTGGCGATGATCGGCGGGGCGATCGCTGCCACCGCAGTCCTTTCCGCGTGCAGCGGAAACACCGCCGGAAACAGTTCTCCGGTGAAGAACGCGGCGGACACCGCGGCCATCCAGCACTCGCCGCAGGGCGCGGCCACCGGCGGATCCGGCGGATCCGGCAAGGCGAACGGCGGCGACTTCACCGACGCGGACGGCAACGTCAACTGCAGCAAACTGGATGGCAAACACGTCAGCCCTCCCGGCGGCCCGCAGATGGACGTGATCGCCAACACGGCGACCACCGGCACCAACCCGGGCTGCGACACCGCGTTCAACGTGATCAACGAGTACTACAAGGAAATCCCGGCCAAGGGCGAAGGCCCCGGCAAACGCGTGCTCGACATCTTCGGCCACTGGACCTGCGCCGGGCAAGCGGACGACGCCAACCCCAACGGCACCGTCTGCGGCAAGGACGGCCGTTCCGACTACATGATCGAGACCCGCCCGGCCAGCCAGGACAACGGACCGGCGCCTCATGCGCAGCCACAGCCACAGCCACAGCCGCAGGACCAGCCCCAGCCGCAGGACCAGCCCCAGCCGCAGCAGCGCCGGTTCCCGAACACCACCCAGAACGTGCAGTTCACCGGCTTCGACACCAGCGTCAACATGGCCACCTTCCAGCTGGTCAGCTTCCAGCCCGGCGGCTCCGACGGCGGCCATTACGACCGGGTCGACGAAAAGATCTACCGTCTCCCGCTGGTCAGCGACGCCATCGTGTGGAGCGCGGCCACCCTGTGCCAGAACGACAACCAGGTCACCATCGACGACCAAGGCCTCGGCAACCTGCGGTGCGACGCTGACCAGCTGCGCCAAACCCTGCTCAGCGGCACCGCCACCCCAGCCCTCGCCCAGATCCTGGTGAGCGGCGACGACCAGATCGCGCAGGTCAAGGAGATCTATCACCCCTGACCAGCACAACCTCCCCTGAAAGGGCGGCCGGGAATCTCCCGGCCGCCCTTTTCGTGAAATCACCTCCCTCGCCCGGCCGCCTGCCGAAACATTGCGCTACCAATTTCTGGCGCGGCCTCTCACAATTTCAGGTTCTCCACGATGTTTTCCCTTCTCCCCGGACAGACGGCGTATTCGGATTTCCCTCGCGATAGCCACGAGCCGGGCGGCGGTATTTCGTCAGCCTCATCTGGGGCGAAGAGATGGCTGGAAAGCGAGACCCGAGGTCGACCGGCAGGGCCAGCACACGTTTCCGAGTGCGGAGACCCTCGCCCGGTTCGCGGAGGGAACCGTCTCCCTGCCCCTGCCCCTGCCCCTGCCCCTGCCCCCGGTCGGCCGGGTGGTGCCTCGGTTCCCCCGCGCGGCGGTCGCCGAACGGCTGAGCGAAGCCGAACCGGAGCCGGCCACCTCCGTCCGATCCGCCTCCACCGTGCCTCCTGTACGCGGAGCGTGCGGTCGAGCGGATGGCCGGACCGCGGCAACCGGACCACAGCGCGATCGGCCGCACCGGCACCCGATTCCCCGGTCCCGCTGATGCGGACCGGCTGAGCAGCGAGACCAGACCCGAGCCGGCAGAGCCGGACCTGGATCTCGCTGAGCAGGCTCCGGGACCGAGCCCCGCGGAGCTGGACCCAGATCTCGCCGAGCACGATCCGGTCAGAGTCCTTGCTGAGCAGGAGCCGGATCTTGCCGAGCACGATCCGGGGCAGAGCCGGCGGAGCAGGATCCGGATCTCGTCGAGCACGATCTGGGACCGAGCCCGGCGGAGCAGGACCCGGATCTTGCCGAACACGATCCGGGGCAGAGTCCTGCGGAGCAGGAGCCCGCCATCGCACCCGGCCTCGCCGCCTGGCCGGATCCGAAGCCAGCACACTCCGCATCTAGGAGCGGCATGCCGAAGCGCTCTTCCACACGTGCGTCCGCAGTCGTCATCACACGGCGGGATCCCAGCCGTAGCCACATGGAAGACCGGGAAGAGCGGCTCAGCGGAACCGTCGACTACCTTCAGTCATCTTCCAGGGCGCGATCAACCATTCGCCCGGCGGCGCCCGTGTATTGCGTGGGATCGAGCAGATCAGCGAGCTTCGAGGCGTCCAGCACGGCGGTGATCTCGGGCGATTCGGCGAGGACGGCGCCCAGCGGGCGGTTTTCCTCGATCGCGCGTGCGGACGCGTCGCCGAGTACCTCCTTCGCGCGTGTCTTGCCGAGCAGTGGCGCGAGCGTGGCGGAGAGTCGTTCGGAGACGATCAGCCCGTGCGTGATCTCGAGGTTCGCCGCCATGCGGTTTGGGTGCACGACGAGGCCGCGCGCCAGTTCGACGGCCGTGTGCGCCGCGCCGCCGGTCAGCCGCAGGCATTCGCGCAGCAGTTGCCACTCGGCCTGCCAGACGCCGGCGGACCGTTCGTCCTCGGCCAGCCCGGCCTGCGTCACGCCCGCTGCTAGCACCGGCACCTGCAGCGCGGCGGAGCGGATCAGCGCGGACAGCACAGGGTTTCGTTTGTGCGGCATGGCGGACGAGCCGCCGCCGGCCGGTTCGGTGACCTCGCCCAGTTCGGTGCGCGTGAGCGCGAGAACGTCGACGGCGAACTTGCCCAGCGCGACGGCGGCCATTGCCAAGACGCTGGCGACGTCGGCGACGGGCGTCCGGTTCGCGTGCCACGGCAGCGTCGGCGCGGCGAGGCCGGTCTCTTCGACGAAGGCGTTGACCAGACGTTCGGCGTAGTCGTCGGTGCCGTCGCCGTACTCGGCGTACGCGGCGAGCGTCCCGGCTGCGCCACCGAGTGACACGGGCAGCCCACCGTCGAGCACGCGCCGCACCCGGCTGGCGGCGTCGAGCACGCCCTGCCGCCACGTCGCGGCTTTGAGCCCGAACGTGGTGGGCACGGCGTGCGCGGTGAGCGTGCGTCCGGGCATGGTCGTGTCGCGGTGCACGCGCGCCAATTCGCCGAGCGCGTGAGCCGTGGCGTCGAGATCGT
This genomic interval carries:
- a CDS encoding alpha/beta hydrolase; translation: MTANPKNLILEPAAQAFAEATDQPPYLFQLPPAEGRNAVDGVQDGDVAMAPADIEVLTVPGGPNGDVEVRIVKPEGVTGELPVLVYIHGAGWVFGDFHTHERLVRELAAGTGAAVVFPEYSRSPEARYPVAIEESYAAVKWVVRHGAEKGLDTTRIAIAGDSVGGNMTAALTLMAKERGDVSFLQQVLFYPVTDASFDTESYHEFAEGYFLAREGMKWFWDQYTTDEAQRAEITASPLRASLEQLAGLPPALVITGEADVLRDEGEAYAAKLRAAGVAVTAVRYQAIIHDFVMVNALRGTHAAEAAITQAITVLRRAFGS
- a CDS encoding lyase family protein codes for the protein MLDAESALARAQARLGTVPAEAAEVITAVARQLGGQTPTAAEIGGQEPAIPTGVSDPASATATERRSPAPTTAGPSTSPSTPTAGLGSPAPTPTAGLGDPAPASPAGVSNPASANPTARSNPAPTNHTGRSNPEPTHAATPPGIDVTALAREARATANPVVGLVKVLAAAVGRVDAAAADHVHRGSTSQDIVDTAMMLVAQRTLRLLADDLDATAHALGELARVHRDTTMPGRTLTAHAVPTTFGLKAATWRQGVLDAASRVRRVLDGGLPVSLGGAAGTLAAYAEYGDGTDDYAERLVNAFVEETGLAAPTLPWHANRTPVADVASVLAMAAVALGKFAVDVLALTRTELGEVTEPAGGGSSAMPHKRNPVLSALIRSAALQVPVLAAGVTQAGLAEDERSAGVWQAEWQLLRECLRLTGGAAHTAVELARGLVVHPNRMAANLEITHGLIVSERLSATLAPLLGKTRAKEVLGDASARAIEENRPLGAVLAESPEITAVLDASKLADLLDPTQYTGAAGRMVDRALEDD
- a CDS encoding alpha/beta hydrolase gives rise to the protein MHLSSIRLDSPVELGVVAALAVLAVIAVPWFWDRWRKRKQIGRSATMLTAVVLVVVSVAMAGNLIGGFFPTLGALLGTGAYSSDGVDAEGGDNGTDLDQLRDAGAMHAKAGKGTVVHMKVTGRRTGLSRDSVVYLPPQYFEPAYRTLRFPAIEWIPNYPSGPEVAAIYKLPDQLDAAIKKHALPPTVVVIPDPTGQPKIGHDTECVDEVNGTPNDTYLSADVREWAIQRLGLNPDRRAWTIAGWSSGGYCAMNMVTRHPQWFGQAVSVGGYDKAQDNDGQTEDLFHGRRDIDDANNVRVNVRLHPSPVDILAVAGSQEKYESFAIGQIHQAAQSPVRFYSWEIPDAGHNMNTFKSQLPDLLAWIGERIPAPAVVGRHVDVSGGVRPWPLPSSGARGGLSAMEQ
- a CDS encoding DUF4383 domain-containing protein gives rise to the protein MVHAHGARIRVEGLQPAQVLAALVGVVFLVFGIVGFTRTGFGDFAGHHDAGFWRFSANPMNNLVHVVTGLLGLALAFGSGRARVFGWLLFLGYGVLFVWGLMITGTITANPFANAGNPLDVTAADNWLHLGIAALGLFIAVLPARRRVRIPEQTAATPEGADDVTTVDRVAPATAAGPAEGQAATARDRDPVVQGAGTARNSGVVNDPAGVQNPGAVNAPGAVHNSGAVNDPGATVRGPAVTPTPREKRGPGLAH